The Parabacteroides sp. AD58 genome includes a window with the following:
- a CDS encoding RagB/SusD family nutrient uptake outer membrane protein, with product MKINNIKNCLLAGVSCLLLATSCDVDPTFYSQVVPDTYYTNSDAVWSRFNRPFTHWRWWVAHNDTRIRLTELGTDEMCVPTRGNDWFDGAVYQNLHHHHFTDDLSPIKDGWDLITMGAAQAWSAKEDLELVDFEKVGLTEEDRTSMLNQLNVLVACFYLDGLDMFGGMPLYTSTKEDVKGRSTDVETFNYVDSLLNVSLPNLPVKTVLGEQETNIIHQAVAAALKVRLYFNAEAFIGKPMYEETAQLCQDIIDGKYGEYALANNFTEIFGWGNETCPEIIWTVPSENAKGETDGGLTAFTLPYNFYQYLGGLQDAGGNNGLCLNPSRDPEGNLYNFKVGNPYETFNDKDLRKQLYVYEGGKKYRGMFIVGRLQNPDFPNYQCLGGREYKGEVLNVVDQIAPLSRLGVDYNSYAEMPSTIADAEENSGVRVLKFSPLPNQDEYKERFNPDCPFIRLAEIYYTLAECKMRLGDKQGAADIINSIRKRNFEDGNDPDPVTAANLDKYRMLKEWMQEFIREGRRRTDLIRWGAYVTEDWWDHKATNDTKYNRYPLHYSSISANPLLEQNPGY from the coding sequence ATGAAAATTAATAACATAAAAAATTGTTTGTTGGCAGGAGTTTCTTGTTTACTGTTGGCTACCTCATGTGATGTAGATCCGACATTCTATTCGCAAGTTGTGCCTGATACTTATTATACAAACTCCGATGCCGTTTGGTCACGATTCAATCGTCCGTTTACTCACTGGCGCTGGTGGGTAGCCCATAACGATACACGTATTCGTTTAACTGAATTAGGAACAGACGAAATGTGCGTTCCTACGAGAGGTAATGACTGGTTTGACGGTGCCGTTTATCAGAACTTGCATCATCATCATTTTACAGATGACTTGTCACCGATTAAAGATGGCTGGGACCTGATTACTATGGGAGCAGCCCAGGCTTGGAGTGCAAAGGAAGACCTGGAACTTGTTGACTTCGAAAAGGTTGGTTTGACAGAAGAAGACAGAACCTCCATGTTAAATCAGCTGAATGTATTGGTAGCTTGTTTCTACTTAGACGGACTTGACATGTTCGGAGGTATGCCACTATACACATCAACGAAAGAAGACGTGAAAGGCCGTTCAACTGATGTGGAAACATTCAACTATGTTGACTCTTTGCTTAATGTCTCTCTTCCCAACTTGCCAGTAAAAACTGTCCTGGGAGAACAAGAGACAAACATTATCCATCAGGCTGTTGCAGCTGCCTTGAAAGTACGTCTATACTTCAATGCAGAAGCATTCATCGGTAAACCCATGTATGAGGAGACTGCTCAATTATGCCAGGATATCATTGATGGTAAATATGGAGAATATGCATTAGCCAACAACTTCACTGAAATTTTTGGTTGGGGCAACGAGACATGCCCGGAAATCATCTGGACAGTTCCGAGTGAAAATGCAAAAGGTGAAACTGATGGTGGTCTGACTGCTTTTACTTTACCTTATAACTTCTATCAGTACTTAGGTGGTCTGCAGGATGCTGGTGGAAATAATGGTTTATGCTTGAACCCAAGCCGTGATCCGGAAGGTAATTTGTATAATTTCAAAGTAGGTAATCCGTATGAAACATTCAACGACAAAGACCTTCGTAAACAACTATATGTTTATGAAGGAGGTAAAAAATATCGTGGAATGTTCATTGTCGGAAGGCTTCAGAATCCAGACTTCCCCAACTATCAATGCTTAGGAGGTCGTGAATACAAAGGAGAAGTACTGAATGTAGTTGACCAGATAGCTCCTCTAAGCCGCTTGGGTGTTGATTACAACAGCTATGCAGAAATGCCTTCTACTATTGCTGATGCAGAAGAGAACTCAGGTGTACGTGTTTTGAAATTCAGCCCGCTGCCTAACCAAGACGAATACAAAGAACGTTTCAATCCAGACTGTCCTTTCATTCGTTTAGCTGAAATCTATTACACACTAGCTGAATGCAAAATGCGTTTAGGTGACAAACAAGGTGCTGCTGATATCATCAACTCTATTCGTAAACGTAACTTTGAAGACGGTAATGATCCGGATCCTGTAACAGCTGCTAATTTGGATAAATACCGTATGTTGAAAGAATGGATGCAGGAATTCATCCGTGAAGGTCGCCGTCGTACCGACTTAATCCGCTGGGGTGCTTATGTTACTGAAGACTGGTGGGATCATAAAGCTACTAACGATACGAAGTACAATCGTTATCCGCTTCACTACTCAAGCATCAGTGCGAACCCATTATTGGAACAAAATCCTGGTTATTAA